A window of the Bacillus andreraoultii genome harbors these coding sequences:
- the dnaJ gene encoding molecular chaperone DnaJ has translation MSKRDYYEVLGLEKNATKDEIKRAYRKLSKKYHPDINKEPGADEKFKEITEAYEVLSDDNKRAQYDQFGHAGSNQDFGGYGGFGGFGDAGGFGGFEDILNTFFGGGGSRRRNPNAPRQGADLQYTMTLSFEEAVFGKETDIEIPREEECHTCHGTGAKPGTKPEECPYCHGSGQISSEQNTPFGRVVNRRVCHHCSGTGQIIKEKCSTCHGTGKVKKRKKIHVNIPAGIDDGQQLRVAGQGEPGVNGGPSGDLYIVFYVKEHEFYERDGNDIYCEMPITFAQAALGDEIEVPTLYGKVKLKIPAGTQTNTRFRLRGKGVKSVRSTVTGDQHVIVRIVTPTKLTEKQKQLLREFAEISGKTPDEQSDSFFEKVKRAFKGD, from the coding sequence ATGTCGAAAAGGGATTATTATGAAGTCCTAGGTTTGGAAAAAAATGCCACAAAAGATGAGATTAAAAGAGCTTATCGAAAATTATCTAAGAAATACCACCCAGATATTAACAAAGAACCGGGTGCGGATGAAAAATTTAAAGAAATTACGGAAGCATATGAAGTTTTAAGTGATGATAATAAACGTGCTCAATATGATCAATTTGGGCATGCCGGATCAAACCAAGATTTTGGAGGTTATGGTGGATTCGGTGGATTTGGTGATGCCGGTGGATTCGGTGGATTTGAAGATATATTGAACACATTCTTTGGTGGTGGCGGTAGTCGTCGTCGCAATCCAAACGCGCCACGTCAAGGAGCCGATTTACAATATACGATGACATTATCCTTTGAAGAGGCTGTTTTTGGGAAAGAAACAGATATTGAAATTCCACGTGAAGAAGAATGTCATACTTGTCATGGGACTGGGGCAAAACCAGGTACAAAACCTGAAGAATGTCCGTATTGCCATGGTAGTGGACAAATTAGCAGTGAACAAAATACGCCATTTGGCCGTGTTGTAAATAGAAGAGTTTGTCATCACTGTAGTGGTACAGGACAAATCATCAAAGAGAAATGTTCAACGTGTCATGGTACTGGAAAAGTGAAAAAACGTAAAAAAATTCATGTGAATATTCCTGCTGGTATCGATGATGGTCAACAATTGCGCGTTGCTGGTCAAGGGGAACCAGGTGTTAACGGAGGACCAAGTGGCGATTTATACATTGTCTTTTATGTAAAAGAACATGAATTTTACGAACGTGATGGGAATGATATTTATTGTGAAATGCCCATTACATTTGCACAAGCTGCACTAGGTGACGAAATTGAAGTCCCAACACTATATGGGAAAGTAAAATTAAAAATTCCTGCGGGTACACAAACGAATACGCGATTTCGTCTACGTGGCAAAGGAGTAAAAAGTGTACGTTCAACAGTAACTGGTGATCAGCATGTCATTGTCCGAATTGTTACTCCGACAAAACTTACTGAAAAACAGAAGCAATTATTACGTGAATTTGCAGAAATAAGTGGGAAAACGCCTGACGAACAATCCGACTCATTTTTTGAAAAAGTGAAACGTGCTTTTAAAGGAGATTAA
- the rpsU gene encoding 30S ribosomal protein S21, producing the protein MSKTVVRKNESLDDALRRFKRQVSKTGTLQEVRKREFYEKPSVRRKKKSEAARKRKW; encoded by the coding sequence ATGTCAAAAACAGTCGTTCGTAAAAATGAATCCCTTGATGATGCATTGCGTCGTTTCAAACGTCAAGTATCAAAAACGGGTACTCTACAAGAAGTAAGAAAACGCGAATTTTACGAGAAGCCAAGTGTAAGACGTAAGAAAAAGTCTGAAGCTGCAAGAAAACGGAAATGGTAA
- a CDS encoding 16S rRNA (uracil(1498)-N(3))-methyltransferase, whose amino-acid sequence MQRYFLKNQPEDKGIIRLFGDDYHHIVRVMRGTIGDQFSVVMPDGKTALCAISTISQESVEATIIALIEENRELPINVTIASGLLKGDKFDIVIQKGTELGAAAFLPFSSKRSIVKLDEKKGNKRTERWQKIAKEAAEQSERSQIPDCLHPVTFHDLLSMSSTFEKKIVAYEQLGRNNQQDAFVSMLNELNKGDSLLIVFGPEGGFSEDEIEKLEAKNFTLCGLGPRILRAETAPLYALSAISFYFELLR is encoded by the coding sequence ATGCAGCGGTATTTCTTAAAAAATCAACCTGAAGATAAAGGGATCATACGATTGTTCGGGGATGACTATCACCATATTGTAAGAGTAATGCGTGGGACAATTGGGGATCAATTTTCTGTTGTTATGCCTGATGGGAAAACTGCATTATGTGCAATTTCTACTATTTCCCAAGAAAGTGTAGAAGCAACTATCATTGCACTCATTGAAGAAAATCGTGAATTACCAATTAATGTTACGATTGCCAGCGGGTTGCTAAAAGGGGATAAATTCGATATAGTTATTCAGAAGGGAACCGAACTAGGAGCTGCTGCATTTCTTCCATTTTCCTCGAAAAGATCAATTGTAAAATTGGATGAAAAAAAGGGGAATAAACGGACTGAACGTTGGCAAAAAATTGCTAAAGAAGCTGCAGAACAATCAGAGCGTAGTCAAATACCTGATTGTCTTCATCCTGTGACGTTTCATGACCTATTATCAATGAGCTCCACATTTGAAAAAAAGATTGTCGCTTATGAACAACTGGGTAGAAATAATCAGCAAGACGCTTTTGTAAGCATGTTAAACGAGCTTAATAAAGGTGATTCTTTGCTTATCGTCTTTGGCCCTGAAGGCGGATTTTCTGAAGATGAAATTGAAAAGTTAGAAGCTAAAAACTTCACATTGTGTGGTCTAGGACCTAGAATTTTACGTGCTGAAACTGCACCTTTATACGCATTATCAGCAATCTCATTTTATTTTGAATTATTGAGGTGA
- a CDS encoding GatB/YqeY domain-containing protein: protein MSLLERLNEDMKHAMKNKEKDKLSVIRMIKSSLQNESIKLGKELSEEEEITVLSREVKQRKDSLQEFEKAGRSDLAEKIKTELTYVKKYLPEQLSEDELKEIIKEAIKEVGASSKADLGKVMSVVMPKIKGKADGSLVNKIVLTELA from the coding sequence ATGAGTCTTCTCGAACGTTTGAATGAAGATATGAAGCACGCGATGAAGAACAAGGAAAAGGATAAACTCTCAGTTATTCGGATGATTAAATCTTCTTTACAAAATGAGAGTATTAAGCTTGGTAAAGAATTATCCGAAGAAGAGGAAATCACTGTTCTATCTCGTGAGGTAAAACAACGAAAAGATTCCCTCCAAGAATTTGAAAAAGCGGGTCGGTCTGACTTAGCTGAAAAAATTAAAACAGAACTCACTTATGTCAAAAAGTATTTACCTGAACAATTAAGCGAAGATGAATTAAAAGAGATTATTAAAGAGGCCATAAAAGAAGTGGGTGCTTCTTCAAAGGCCGATTTGGGTAAAGTAATGTCGGTAGTTATGCCGAAAATAAAAGGAAAAGCAGACGGTTCACTCGTTAATAAAATTGTATTAACTGAGTTAGCCTAA
- the mtaB gene encoding tRNA (N(6)-L-threonylcarbamoyladenosine(37)-C(2))-methylthiotransferase MtaB, giving the protein MSTVAFYTLGCKVNHYETEAIWQLFKQNGYERVDFEQNSDVYVINTCTVTNTGDKKSRQVIRRAVRQNPDAVICVTGCYAQTSPAEIMDIPGVDIVIGTQDRVKMLEYIQQYQNERQPINAVRNIMKNRVYEEMSVPYFTDRHRASLKIQEGCNNFCTFCIIPWARGLMRSRDPKEVIRQAQTLVDAGYNEIVLTGIHTGGYGQDMKDYNLAMLLKDLEEQVRGLKRLRISSIEASQLTDEVIHVIEKSKVIVRHMHIPLQSGSDTVLKRMRRKYTMAEYEERLLKLKKAVPDLAVTSDVIVGFPGETEEEFMETYNFIKKHKYAELHVFPYSKRTGTPAARMENQIDEEIKEERVHRLITLSDQLAKEYASHFEGEVLDVIPEEPYKEDPNSGLYEGHSDNYLKVVFPATEDMLGKIVRVKITKAGYPYCEGQFVRVIDEEVVQQSEKLII; this is encoded by the coding sequence TTGTCTACCGTTGCTTTTTATACACTTGGATGTAAAGTGAATCATTATGAAACAGAAGCGATTTGGCAGTTATTTAAACAAAATGGTTATGAACGTGTCGATTTTGAACAAAATTCTGATGTTTATGTTATTAATACATGTACAGTAACGAACACAGGCGATAAAAAAAGTCGTCAGGTGATTCGTCGGGCTGTTCGGCAAAATCCTGATGCTGTCATTTGTGTAACTGGTTGTTATGCTCAAACATCTCCTGCTGAAATTATGGATATACCAGGTGTAGATATCGTGATTGGTACTCAAGACCGAGTTAAGATGTTAGAGTATATTCAACAATATCAAAATGAACGACAACCGATTAATGCTGTACGAAACATTATGAAAAATCGCGTTTATGAAGAAATGAGTGTTCCTTACTTTACTGATCGGCATCGGGCATCTTTGAAAATACAAGAAGGGTGTAACAATTTTTGCACATTTTGTATTATTCCTTGGGCTCGGGGTCTTATGAGATCTCGTGATCCTAAAGAAGTCATCCGTCAAGCGCAAACGTTAGTAGATGCAGGCTATAATGAAATCGTATTAACAGGGATACATACGGGCGGCTACGGCCAAGACATGAAGGATTATAATTTAGCGATGCTTTTAAAAGATTTAGAGGAACAAGTTCGTGGATTAAAACGACTTCGTATTTCTTCAATTGAAGCAAGTCAGCTTACAGATGAAGTTATTCATGTTATTGAAAAATCAAAAGTAATTGTCCGTCATATGCATATACCTCTTCAATCTGGTTCAGATACTGTTCTTAAACGAATGAGAAGAAAGTATACGATGGCTGAGTATGAAGAAAGACTGTTAAAACTGAAAAAGGCTGTTCCTGATCTTGCTGTAACTTCTGATGTCATCGTTGGATTTCCTGGAGAAACGGAAGAAGAATTTATGGAAACGTATAATTTTATAAAGAAACATAAATATGCGGAACTGCACGTGTTTCCTTATTCAAAACGAACAGGCACTCCTGCTGCGAGAATGGAGAATCAAATTGATGAGGAAATTAAAGAAGAGCGTGTTCATCGACTAATTACTTTATCTGACCAATTAGCAAAAGAATATGCTTCACACTTTGAAGGCGAAGTATTAGACGTTATACCAGAAGAACCGTATAAAGAAGATCCAAATAGCGGATTGTATGAAGGTCATTCGGATAATTATTTAAAAGTAGTTTTTCCTGCTACAGAAGATATGTTAGGGAAAATTGTCCGTGTGAAAATTACGAAGGCTGGCTATCCATATTGTGAAGGTCAATTTGTTCGAGTTATTGATGAAGAAGTCGTTCAACAAAGTGAAAAATTGATCATATAG
- a CDS encoding Na/Pi symporter, translating into MLSFIQFILYILLFIGGMSIMRTGLMNLSGNRMRDWLLMFTSNPFKGLLFGIFITILLQSSSAVMILTVGLISANLLSFPQSIGIILGTNIGTTATIEFLAYGTNEMIVPLLLCGSLCLIIPNKSSRNIGLFFYGLGAIFFALFGFERLAAPLATSDIITPLLNNMNNNVIISAAIGCVLTAIIQSSTAMTGIAMGFINANILSLPAAISIMLGSNIGTCLDAYIASIGGGREAKLSVYAHIWLNILGVALFLPFIHEFSSIMERLSSIPQNQLAHASVVFNVIVSLIFLPFSKQFAYLIERIHKR; encoded by the coding sequence ATGCTTTCTTTTATTCAATTTATATTATATATCCTTTTATTTATTGGTGGAATGTCTATCATGCGGACAGGCCTTATGAATTTGTCCGGAAATAGGATGAGAGACTGGCTTTTAATGTTTACTTCTAATCCTTTTAAGGGACTATTATTCGGTATTTTTATAACCATCTTGTTACAAAGTAGTTCTGCAGTTATGATTTTGACTGTTGGGTTAATCTCAGCCAATCTTCTATCCTTTCCTCAATCAATCGGAATTATCCTAGGGACAAATATTGGAACAACCGCAACAATTGAGTTTTTAGCTTATGGGACAAATGAGATGATTGTTCCCCTATTATTATGTGGAAGTTTATGCTTAATCATACCAAATAAATCGTCAAGAAATATCGGTTTATTTTTCTATGGGTTAGGAGCCATCTTTTTTGCTTTGTTCGGTTTCGAGCGTCTAGCTGCTCCATTAGCAACTAGTGATATCATTACACCATTACTTAACAATATGAACAATAATGTAATCATTTCTGCTGCTATCGGATGTGTTCTAACCGCCATTATTCAATCAAGCACTGCGATGACTGGAATTGCAATGGGATTCATAAATGCGAATATTCTCTCTTTACCAGCTGCCATTTCGATTATGCTAGGTTCTAACATCGGTACATGTCTCGATGCTTATATTGCTAGTATCGGTGGTGGTAGAGAAGCTAAATTATCGGTTTATGCACATATTTGGCTTAATATACTAGGTGTTGCCTTATTTTTACCTTTCATTCATGAGTTTTCTAGTATAATGGAAAGATTATCTTCTATTCCACAAAATCAATTAGCCCATGCAAGTGTCGTTTTTAACGTTATCGTTTCTTTAATCTTTCTTCCGTTTTCTAAACAGTTTGCTTATTTAATCGAGCGTATTCATAAAAGATAA
- the deoC gene encoding deoxyribose-phosphate aldolase: MDIAKYIDHTLLKADATKSQIETLCEEAKDYRFCSVCVNPTWVSLAANLLKETDVKVCTVIGFPLGATTAESKAFETVNAIHNGAKEIDMVINIGALRGGDLETVKKDIEAVVNAAKNQAIVKIIIETSLLTDEEIVTACRLSVEAGADFVKTSTGFSTGGATVRDIKLMRQTVGPNIGVKASGGVRTASDAKAMIEAGATRIGASSGVNIVKDWDK, encoded by the coding sequence ATGGATATCGCAAAATATATTGATCACACTTTATTAAAAGCAGACGCAACAAAGAGTCAAATTGAAACTTTATGTGAAGAAGCAAAGGACTATCGTTTTTGTTCGGTTTGTGTTAATCCTACATGGGTTTCACTTGCTGCTAATCTATTGAAAGAGACTGATGTAAAAGTATGTACAGTTATTGGTTTTCCTTTAGGCGCAACAACGGCTGAATCAAAAGCTTTTGAAACAGTAAATGCCATTCATAATGGAGCTAAGGAAATTGATATGGTTATTAATATTGGTGCACTTCGAGGTGGCGATCTTGAAACGGTTAAAAAGGATATCGAAGCGGTTGTTAACGCTGCAAAGAATCAAGCTATCGTAAAAATAATTATTGAAACATCTCTCTTAACCGATGAAGAAATAGTGACCGCATGTCGTTTATCCGTTGAAGCGGGTGCTGATTTTGTAAAAACTTCAACGGGCTTTTCAACAGGGGGTGCAACTGTTCGTGATATTAAGCTCATGCGTCAAACGGTAGGACCAAATATAGGTGTAAAAGCATCAGGAGGAGTAAGAACAGCATCTGATGCAAAAGCGATGATTGAAGCGGGTGCTACTAGAATTGGAGCAAGTTCCGGGGTAAATATAGTTAAAGATTGGGACAAGTAA
- the prmA gene encoding 50S ribosomal protein L11 methyltransferase: MKWSEISIHTTNEAVEPISNILYEAGASGIVIEDSFELTKEREDRFGEIYQLDPNDFPDEGVIIKAYLPVNSFLGETVEEIKQAINNLILFNIDIGINKVTISEVHEEEWATAWKKYYHPVKISSKFTIVPTWEEYEPVQSDELIIELDPGMAFGTGTHPTTVMSIQALERTVKKGDLVIDVGTGSGVLSIASALLEAGKITALDLDEVAVQSAKLNIKLNKVDQHITVKQNNLLDGINDQADIIVGNLLAEIILRFTDDAYRLLNSGGYFITSGIINQKRNEVENALLQSGFTIQETLLMEDWVTFIAKKLD, encoded by the coding sequence ATGAAATGGTCCGAGATTAGTATCCATACGACAAATGAAGCAGTTGAACCCATCTCTAATATATTGTATGAAGCTGGCGCTAGTGGGATTGTTATAGAGGATTCCTTTGAACTAACGAAAGAACGAGAAGATCGATTTGGGGAAATTTATCAATTAGATCCAAACGATTTTCCTGATGAAGGGGTTATTATCAAGGCGTACTTACCGGTCAACAGTTTCTTAGGTGAAACAGTTGAAGAAATTAAGCAAGCAATTAACAATTTAATTCTCTTTAACATTGATATAGGTATAAATAAAGTAACAATTAGTGAAGTACATGAAGAAGAATGGGCAACAGCTTGGAAAAAATATTACCATCCAGTAAAGATTTCAAGTAAATTTACAATTGTACCAACTTGGGAAGAATATGAACCTGTACAAAGTGACGAATTAATTATTGAACTCGATCCAGGCATGGCTTTCGGAACAGGAACACATCCAACAACAGTCATGAGTATCCAAGCTTTAGAGCGCACAGTAAAAAAGGGGGATTTAGTTATTGATGTTGGAACAGGTTCAGGCGTTTTAAGTATTGCATCAGCATTACTAGAAGCGGGAAAAATTACTGCACTTGATTTAGATGAAGTTGCTGTTCAAAGTGCGAAATTAAATATTAAACTAAACAAAGTGGACCAACATATTACTGTAAAACAAAATAATCTACTTGATGGGATTAATGATCAAGCTGATATTATTGTTGGAAATTTGTTAGCTGAAATTATATTACGGTTTACTGATGATGCTTACCGTTTACTAAACAGTGGTGGCTATTTCATTACATCAGGAATCATAAATCAAAAGCGAAATGAAGTTGAAAATGCTTTATTACAGTCTGGTTTTACAATTCAAGAAACATTATTGATGGAAGACTGGGTAACCTTTATCGCGAAAAAACTTGATTAG